One Nocardioides aromaticivorans genomic window carries:
- a CDS encoding nuclear transport factor 2 family protein: MTSLTRERRRIALPSISRGLVATTLLVLALLALAGWRGLAWQDARDRIADENAAAAAASAEVEGLIDISGATSDADMAKLLDGATADFRSELEAQADRLQKALAANKVKATGEAVSTGVVKLDGDRATVIVAATGTVQNKSTKAAEPRNYRLKIDLVRSDGDWLVSGLEFVA, from the coding sequence ATGACCAGCCTGACCCGCGAGCGCCGCAGGATCGCGCTCCCCTCGATCAGTCGCGGCCTGGTGGCGACGACGCTCCTGGTGCTGGCGCTGCTGGCCCTCGCCGGCTGGCGTGGCCTGGCCTGGCAGGACGCCCGCGACCGGATCGCCGACGAGAACGCCGCGGCGGCGGCCGCCAGCGCCGAGGTCGAGGGCCTGATCGACATCAGCGGCGCCACCTCCGACGCCGACATGGCGAAGCTGCTCGACGGCGCCACCGCCGACTTCCGCTCCGAGCTCGAGGCCCAGGCGGACCGCCTGCAGAAGGCGCTCGCCGCCAACAAGGTCAAGGCCACCGGCGAGGCGGTCTCCACCGGCGTCGTGAAGCTGGACGGCGACAGGGCGACCGTGATCGTCGCAGCCACCGGCACCGTGCAGAACAAGAGCACCAAGGCCGCCGAGCCGCGCAACTACCGGCTGAAGATCGACCTGGTCAGGAGCGACGGCGACTGGCTCGTCTCGGGACTGGAGTTCGTGGCATGA
- a CDS encoding MCE family protein has product MLLTPLIKRQLRIFAVLATLALGLAFIHYARVPAMLGVGVYDVTVDFEDASGLYPKAAVTYRGVNVGQVSDFDVTDSGAVATLRIDNGTDIPAGVSAELHSTSAIGEQYVDLVDPSGKDTGKDTSSGELLADGAAIPRERAVGMPQITPVLDSLNRLLESVPKKETKAVLDQVDEGLGGSGPELSELVDSSGRLLTEAQAEIDATTSLISALEPVLGTQADLAPETQGYADSLDKVTAALAKGDSADLRALLERAPGGLDAATATVTDLQPVLPMMLANLTTNAQVLNTYLPHVRQILVVYPSEVARALTVLQPRAGQGDVQLDLRGALNNPPSCQSGYLAPTQRRSPRVTTTRKVDRLAHCEAPVDSPVGVRGARNAPCPQSSARGPLPAACGLTFRGGVWPASSGTVAYDLAVGRGDDTAAKDVTTGRSAKADDLWKILVLAPLEAN; this is encoded by the coding sequence ATGCTGCTCACACCCCTCATCAAGCGCCAGCTGCGCATCTTCGCGGTCCTCGCGACGCTCGCCCTCGGCCTCGCGTTCATCCACTACGCCCGGGTCCCCGCGATGCTCGGCGTCGGCGTGTACGACGTCACGGTCGACTTCGAGGACGCCAGCGGCCTCTACCCGAAGGCCGCGGTGACCTACCGGGGCGTCAACGTCGGCCAGGTCTCCGACTTCGACGTCACCGACAGCGGGGCCGTCGCGACCCTGCGCATCGACAACGGCACCGACATCCCCGCCGGCGTCTCCGCCGAGCTGCACAGCACGTCCGCCATCGGTGAGCAGTACGTCGACCTGGTGGACCCGTCCGGCAAGGACACGGGCAAGGACACGAGCAGTGGCGAGCTCCTCGCCGACGGCGCCGCGATCCCGCGCGAGCGGGCGGTCGGGATGCCCCAGATCACGCCCGTGCTCGACTCCCTCAACCGGCTCCTCGAGTCGGTGCCGAAGAAGGAGACGAAGGCCGTCCTGGACCAGGTCGACGAGGGCCTGGGCGGGTCCGGGCCCGAGCTCAGCGAGCTCGTCGACTCCTCCGGCAGGCTGCTGACCGAGGCGCAGGCGGAGATCGACGCGACCACGTCCCTGATCTCCGCGCTGGAGCCGGTCCTCGGCACCCAGGCCGACCTCGCGCCGGAGACGCAGGGCTACGCCGACTCCCTCGACAAGGTCACCGCCGCGCTGGCGAAGGGCGACAGCGCCGACCTGCGCGCCCTGCTGGAGCGGGCGCCCGGCGGGCTCGACGCGGCGACCGCGACGGTCACCGACCTGCAGCCGGTGCTGCCGATGATGCTCGCCAACCTGACGACCAACGCGCAGGTGCTCAACACCTACCTGCCACACGTCCGGCAGATCCTCGTGGTCTACCCCTCCGAGGTCGCCCGTGCCCTCACCGTGCTGCAGCCGCGGGCCGGCCAGGGCGACGTACAGCTCGACCTGCGCGGGGCGCTCAACAACCCGCCGTCGTGCCAGTCGGGCTATCTCGCGCCGACGCAGCGACGCAGCCCGCGGGTCACGACCACCCGCAAGGTCGACCGGCTCGCGCACTGCGAGGCGCCGGTGGACAGCCCGGTCGGCGTCCGGGGCGCGCGGAACGCGCCCTGCCCGCAGTCCAGCGCGCGCGGACCGCTCCCGGCGGCCTGCGGCCTGACCTTCCGCGGCGGGGTGTGGCCCGCCTCCAGCGGCACGGTCGCCTACGACCTGGCGGTCGGGCGCGGCGACGACACCGCCGCCAAGGACGTGACGACAGGCAGGTCGGCGAAGGCCGACGACCTCTGGAAGATCCTCGTGCTCGCACCCCTGGAGGCGAACTGA
- a CDS encoding GNAT family N-acetyltransferase has translation MSAATSTAAVRPLTEADRGGAAAVIAAAFGDEGSAIVDLWADVVARGLDRAQLVAVDGDEVVGHVGLSHGWLDARSELLDILVLSPLSVAPDRQRTGIGAALLAAAVEEAARLGAPVVVLEGDPGYYARHGWQPASSYGIEAPSPRIPRPAFQVVALPGHEPWMTGRVVYRDVWWEHDATGLRDPLLAQVEFNLPD, from the coding sequence ATGAGCGCAGCGACCAGCACCGCAGCCGTGCGACCCCTGACCGAGGCGGACCGAGGCGGGGCGGCTGCCGTCATCGCGGCGGCGTTCGGGGACGAGGGCAGCGCGATCGTCGACCTGTGGGCCGACGTCGTGGCGCGCGGGCTCGACCGGGCGCAGCTGGTCGCCGTCGACGGCGACGAGGTCGTGGGGCACGTCGGGCTCAGCCACGGCTGGCTCGACGCCCGCTCCGAGCTGCTCGACATCCTGGTGCTCAGTCCGCTCAGCGTCGCCCCGGACCGCCAGCGCACCGGCATCGGCGCGGCCCTGCTCGCGGCCGCGGTCGAGGAGGCCGCGCGGCTCGGCGCACCGGTCGTCGTCCTCGAGGGCGACCCCGGCTACTACGCCCGGCACGGGTGGCAGCCCGCGTCGTCGTACGGCATCGAGGCGCCCTCACCGCGGATCCCCCGCCCGGCCTTCCAGGTCGTCGCTCTGCCGGGGCACGAGCCGTGGATGACCGGGCGGGTGGTCTATCGCGACGTGTGGTGGGAGCACGACGCCACCGGCCTGCGCGACCCGCTGCTCGCGCAGGTGGAGTTCAACCTGCCGGACTGA